A window of Nitrospirota bacterium genomic DNA:
CCTCGAGGGGGTTGGGCAGGACGATTGCATTAGCCTTCGGAAAAAGAAAATACAGGATTGTTGTTAATTACCATTTATCTGATAAGGATGCACAGGAGGTAGTGAGCAAAATAATTTCTTCAGGTGGTGATGCGATTGGTCTGCAGGCTGATGTAGGGGATGTTAGAAAAGTAAGATTGATGGTAAAAGAGGTTATGAAAAAATGGGGGAGGATAGATGTCCTGATTAATAATGCTGGTATTACAAAGGATAACCTGCTATTAAAGACATCAGATGATGACTGGGATACGGTATTGAAGACAAACCTGAAGGGGGTATTTAATACTATAAGAGAGGTAGCAAGGGTGATGGTGAGACATGGTGGTTATATAATAAATATAAGTTCTGCCTCGGGTTTAAAAGGTAAGGCAGGGCAGTCATCCTATGCCGCATCAAAGGCAGGATTGATAGGACTTACAAAGTCTGCTGCTATTGAACTGGGTAGATTTAATATAAAGGTGAATGCAGTGTTACCTGGAGTATTACCTACCGATATGGTGAAAGGAAGTCATCCTTCTGTTAAAGAAAAGGCGAAGAGTGAAAGTGTTATTGGAAGACTTTCAGACATCGAGGAGGTTGCAGAGTTCATATGCGGTCTTACAGAAATGGATAATGTATCAGGACAGATCTTTAATCTCGACAGCAGAATAATATAGTTTGTTGAAAATAATAGTGATTTTGTGGTATATAGAGTTCAGGAGGTTGAGTTCATGGAGGTAGCTCCAAGTGCAAGTTATAGTCTGACCATTAGGGTTGAGATAAAAAATGTCCCCGGAATGCTTGGTAAGCTTGCATCAGCAATAGGTCAGGTTGGTGGTGATATCGGTGCAGTAGATATAGTGAGTGTAAATAAATCCACGATAATCAGGGATATTACTGTAAGAGCGAGAGATGAGAATCACGGACATGAGATAGTAAATGCTATTAAAGAAGTTATGGATGTAAAGGTCATCCATGTCTCTGATCGTACCTTCCTTATGCACCTCGGAGGGAAGATAGAGATCAGGAATAAGATACCTGTAAAGACCAGAGATGACCTTACAATGGTCTATACACCTGGTGTAGCAAGGGTTTGTATGGCTATCCGTGATGACCCAGGAAAGGCATTTAACCTTACAATCAAGAAAAATACAGTAGCAATAGTTACGGATGGGAGTGCGGTGCTTGGACTCGGGGATATAGGACCTGAGGCTGCCCTTCCAGTTATGGAAGGGAAGGCAATGCTCTTTAAGGAATTTGGTGGGATAGATGCATTCCCTATATGCCTTTCCACAAGAGATACAGATGAGATAATCCGAACAATCAAATATATCTCACCGGCTTTTGGGGCCATAAACCTCGAAGACATATCTTCTCCACGATGCTTTGAGATTGAGGAACGCCTGAAAAAAGAAATTAACATACCAGTATTCCACGATGACCAGCATGGGACAGCAGTAGTTGTGCTTGCCGCTATGATAAATGCACTTAAGGTGGTAAAAAAGAAGATAGAAGAGATAAAGGTCATTGTGGTTGGTATAGGTGCTGCTGGTGTGGCATGCACAAAGATGATGATGACTGCAGGTGTAAAGAATATTATAGGGTTAGATCGCACAGGGACAATATATCTCGGTAGAAAAGAGAACATGAATCCAGTTAAAGAGTGGTATGCAGCGAATACAAATCCTTCTATGGTAAAAGGGGGAATCATAGAGGCTGCTGAGGGTGCGGACTTAATTCTTGGTCTCTCGGGGCCAGGTGTAATTCCTGTGGATGCACTCAAGAAAATGAATAAAGATCCCATCGTCTTTGCTATGGCAAATCCTGTTCCAGAGATTATGCCTGAGGAAGCAGAACCCTATGTGAGGATTATGGCTACAGGGAGATCCGACTATTCCAATCAGATAAACAATGTCCTCTGTTTCCCGGGACTCTTCAGGGGAGTACTTGATAGTCATGCATTTGAAATAAATGACGACATGAAACTTGCTGCTGCATATGCAATAGCCTCTGTAGTAACCAGAGGAGAACTACATGAGGATTACATTATACCAAGTGTATTTAACAAGAAGGTTGTTAGATCTGTAGCAAATGAGGTAGCAAAGGCAGCATACAAAACAGGTGCTGCAAGAAGACGCAGGAGACTATTTGAAATAAAGATATAAATGTAGTAAAATTAATCGTGGACATTATAGATAAAAAGATTCTTAACCTGATACAGACAGGTTTCCCTATAGAATCCAGACCCTATAAAATAATCGGAGAAAAGGTTGGGATTACAGAGCAGGATGCCTTTGAAAGGATAAATAGACTGAAAGAGAATGGCACTATAAGACGGATAGGTGCAACATTTGACTCCAGAAAACTTGGTTTTTCAAGCACACTCTGCGCAGCAAAGGTTACCAAGAATAAGATCGATAATTTTATTAAGGTCGTCAATTCGTATCATGGTATTACCCACAACTATGAGCGTGACCATAAATACAATATATGGTTTACACTTATTGTATCATCAAAAGAAGAGATAGAGTCAATAATTAAAGAGATAACAGAGAAAACAGGTGTAAAAAACATCAGAAATATGCCTGCTATAAGGTTTTTCAAGGTGAAGGTAGATTTAAAAGTATAAAGGAGGTGCATTATGTTAGCAGAATTCAGTATTGTGCCAATAGGTACGGGGAGTAGCAGTATAGGCGACTACTTAGCCGCTGTACTCGATATTGTGGATAAGAGTGGACTCCCATATAAGGTCAATCCAATGGGAACTGTGGTTGAGGGCACATGGGATGAGATATTTGCCCTGATAAAGAAGTGTCATAATAAGACTATGCGGGGCGCAGAGCGTGCTATAACGACTATATCTATAGACGACAGGAAAGGTAAGCCAAACAGATTGAAGAAGAAAGTTGAATCCATTGAGCGGAGACTGGGAAGAGAACTGTCAAAATAATGTTGCGGTGCTGCGGTGATGCGGTGCTGCGGTCAGGAGGAGTTATGAAGGTCACACTCAGCGTAATAAAGGCAGATATAGGTGGTTATGTAGGGCATTCAAGTATCCATCCGAGGCTTCTCGAGCATGCAAATGAAAAGTTGTCATCAGCCAAAGAGAAACACTTGTTGATAGACTATCATGTAACACGATGTGGCGACGACCTTGAACTTATCATGACCCATGATAAAGGTATAGATAATCAGGATGTCCATAAGCTCGCATGGAATACATTCACATCGTGTACTGAAGTAGCAAAGGAATTGAAACTCTATGGTGCAGGGCAGGATATGCTTAAGGACGCATTCAGTGGTAATGTAAAGGGTATGGGTCCTGGTGTGGCTGAGATGGAATTTGAAGAAAGGAGAAGCGAACCTGTAATAGTCTTTATGGCGGACAAGACCTCACCAGGTGCATGGAGCCTTCCGCTCTTTAAGATATTTGCGGACCCATTCAATACAGCAGGTCTTGTTATAGACCCGAGCATGCACGATGGCTTTATATTTGAGGTTCTCGATGTAAAGGCTGGGAAAAAGATTACCCTCTCATGTCCTGAAGAGATGTATAACCTCCTTATCCTTCTTGGAGCAACAGACCGATATATGGTTAAGGCGATATATAGAAAAACAGATGGTGAGATTGCTGCAGTTGCATCCACACAGAGACTGGGACTTATAGCAGGGAAATATATAGGTAAGGATGACCCGGTGATGATTATAAGGACACAGAGTGGTTTCCCTGCTGTTGGTGAGGCGCTTGAGCCATTTGCATTTCCTCACCTTGTAGAAGGATGGATGAGGGGATCACATCATGGGCCCTTAATGCCTGTTGCATTCTATGAAGCTAACCCTTCAAGGTTTGATGGTCCCCCACGGGTAATAGCAGCAGGTTTTCAGCTAACAAATGGTAGACTAATAGGGCCTCGTGATATGTTTGACGACCCAAGTTTTGACGAGGCAAGACATACCGTTAATATTATAGCTGACTATATGCGCAGACACGGACCATTTGAACCTCACAGGTTGAGTCTCGATGAACTTGAATATACCACATTTCCCCAGGTGATGAGTA
This region includes:
- a CDS encoding SDR family NAD(P)-dependent oxidoreductase — its product is SRGLGRTIALAFGKRKYRIVVNYHLSDKDAQEVVSKIISSGGDAIGLQADVGDVRKVRLMVKEVMKKWGRIDVLINNAGITKDNLLLKTSDDDWDTVLKTNLKGVFNTIREVARVMVRHGGYIINISSASGLKGKAGQSSYAASKAGLIGLTKSAAIELGRFNIKVNAVLPGVLPTDMVKGSHPSVKEKAKSESVIGRLSDIEEVAEFICGLTEMDNVSGQIFNLDSRII
- a CDS encoding MTH1187 family thiamine-binding protein: MLAEFSIVPIGTGSSSIGDYLAAVLDIVDKSGLPYKVNPMGTVVEGTWDEIFALIKKCHNKTMRGAERAITTISIDDRKGKPNRLKKKVESIERRLGRELSK
- the fbp gene encoding fructose-1,6-bisphosphate aldolase/phosphatase, which codes for MKVTLSVIKADIGGYVGHSSIHPRLLEHANEKLSSAKEKHLLIDYHVTRCGDDLELIMTHDKGIDNQDVHKLAWNTFTSCTEVAKELKLYGAGQDMLKDAFSGNVKGMGPGVAEMEFEERRSEPVIVFMADKTSPGAWSLPLFKIFADPFNTAGLVIDPSMHDGFIFEVLDVKAGKKITLSCPEEMYNLLILLGATDRYMVKAIYRKTDGEIAAVASTQRLGLIAGKYIGKDDPVMIIRTQSGFPAVGEALEPFAFPHLVEGWMRGSHHGPLMPVAFYEANPSRFDGPPRVIAAGFQLTNGRLIGPRDMFDDPSFDEARHTVNIIADYMRRHGPFEPHRLSLDELEYTTFPQVMSKLEGRFKDDA
- a CDS encoding malic enzyme-like NAD(P)-binding protein; this translates as MEVAPSASYSLTIRVEIKNVPGMLGKLASAIGQVGGDIGAVDIVSVNKSTIIRDITVRARDENHGHEIVNAIKEVMDVKVIHVSDRTFLMHLGGKIEIRNKIPVKTRDDLTMVYTPGVARVCMAIRDDPGKAFNLTIKKNTVAIVTDGSAVLGLGDIGPEAALPVMEGKAMLFKEFGGIDAFPICLSTRDTDEIIRTIKYISPAFGAINLEDISSPRCFEIEERLKKEINIPVFHDDQHGTAVVVLAAMINALKVVKKKIEEIKVIVVGIGAAGVACTKMMMTAGVKNIIGLDRTGTIYLGRKENMNPVKEWYAANTNPSMVKGGIIEAAEGADLILGLSGPGVIPVDALKKMNKDPIVFAMANPVPEIMPEEAEPYVRIMATGRSDYSNQINNVLCFPGLFRGVLDSHAFEINDDMKLAAAYAIASVVTRGELHEDYIIPSVFNKKVVRSVANEVAKAAYKTGAARRRRRLFEIKI
- a CDS encoding AsnC family transcriptional regulator, with the translated sequence MDIIDKKILNLIQTGFPIESRPYKIIGEKVGITEQDAFERINRLKENGTIRRIGATFDSRKLGFSSTLCAAKVTKNKIDNFIKVVNSYHGITHNYERDHKYNIWFTLIVSSKEEIESIIKEITEKTGVKNIRNMPAIRFFKVKVDLKV